Proteins found in one Terribacillus sp. DMT04 genomic segment:
- a CDS encoding AraC family transcriptional regulator, protein MSSISKNAVLPDRRSAEDVKSRKHYLYPSYLLEDQLMEAVSDGNLTEALSIIESLSTSERPKYAFQPLRSAKNQLISICTLYTRAILRGGASQEVASNLNMTYMLEIENCQTEDELSELEYDMLVRFIEGLNKSRATQYSNIINEAIGYIQSHILEDLSLQAISSHCNVNPSYLSHLFKKEVGVSTVQFINQKKIEEAKYFLLHTSQSIADLAKKFNFCNQSYFTAQFKFYTSMTPKQFRDARTS, encoded by the coding sequence ATGTCTAGCATATCTAAAAATGCTGTTCTGCCCGACAGACGTTCCGCGGAAGATGTAAAGTCAAGAAAGCACTATCTGTATCCTTCCTACTTGCTTGAAGATCAGCTAATGGAGGCGGTATCCGACGGTAATCTTACGGAGGCATTATCCATTATTGAAAGCCTATCCACTTCAGAGCGCCCGAAGTATGCCTTTCAGCCGTTACGTTCTGCTAAAAACCAATTGATTAGCATCTGCACCTTGTACACACGAGCTATTCTAAGAGGAGGCGCATCACAGGAAGTTGCCTCCAATTTGAACATGACCTACATGCTGGAAATTGAAAACTGTCAGACCGAAGATGAACTCTCCGAGTTAGAGTATGATATGCTCGTCCGCTTTATTGAAGGACTGAATAAAAGCAGAGCCACGCAGTATTCCAATATCATCAATGAAGCAATTGGATATATCCAGTCACACATTCTCGAGGATCTTAGTTTGCAGGCAATCAGTTCTCATTGCAACGTAAACCCAAGTTATCTTTCTCACCTGTTTAAGAAAGAAGTCGGTGTATCTACTGTCCAGTTTATTAATCAGAAGAAGATTGAGGAAGCAAAATACTTCCTTCTCCATACAAGTCAGTCCATTGCGGACTTGGCGAAAAAATTCAACTTCTGCAATCAAAGCTATTTCACCGCACAGTTTAAGTTTTATACATCAATGACGCCAAAACAATTCAGAGATGCACGCACTAGCTGA
- a CDS encoding DUF423 domain-containing protein, with translation MKALLLIGAISGFITVALGAFGAHGLEGRLSEKAIATWEKAVQYQMFHTIAIIGVALLLQKIQAGTLTTAGRFFIAGILLFSGTLYLYAVSGITLFALITPVGGVAFLIGWILLGYTAIKHL, from the coding sequence ATGAAAGCTTTATTACTAATAGGAGCGATCAGCGGATTTATTACCGTGGCACTGGGCGCATTTGGCGCACACGGCCTGGAAGGCAGATTGTCTGAGAAAGCCATTGCTACATGGGAAAAAGCGGTCCAATATCAAATGTTCCACACGATTGCGATCATTGGTGTTGCGTTATTGCTGCAAAAAATCCAAGCAGGCACGCTGACAACTGCCGGCCGTTTCTTCATAGCAGGTATTCTGCTGTTTTCAGGCACACTGTACCTATATGCTGTCAGTGGAATAACATTGTTTGCTTTAATTACACCAGTTGGCGGGGTCGCGTTCTTAATCGGCTGGATTCTGCTCGGTTATACCGCAATAAAACATTTATAA
- the gerQ gene encoding spore coat protein GerQ: protein MSKNQNQENQTPSTPQFQEQTQAYSYPQVPNFSYPYRQQNQPYYPQQQQQPVPPTTAGGNMGFPQGVGGTGLPVEQSYIENILRLNRNKLATVYMTFENNDRWNAKIFKGVIEAAGRDHLILRDPENNRRYLLLMIYLDYVTFDEPLNYEYPYANQGNIATYPPR from the coding sequence ATGAGCAAGAATCAAAACCAAGAGAACCAAACTCCGAGCACTCCGCAATTCCAGGAACAAACCCAGGCTTATTCTTACCCGCAAGTTCCTAACTTCAGCTATCCGTATCGCCAGCAGAACCAGCCGTATTATCCACAGCAGCAGCAACAGCCAGTTCCGCCTACAACAGCAGGCGGCAACATGGGATTCCCGCAAGGCGTTGGAGGAACTGGACTGCCAGTTGAACAATCGTACATTGAGAACATTTTACGTCTTAACCGTAACAAACTAGCTACTGTTTATATGACTTTTGAAAATAATGACCGCTGGAATGCGAAGATCTTTAAAGGTGTTATTGAAGCTGCCGGGCGTGATCATCTTATCCTGCGCGATCCGGAAAATAACCGACGTTACTTGCTGTTAATGATTTATCTGGACTATGTGACTTTTGACGAGCCGCTTAATTATGAGTACCCTTATGCCAATCAAGGTAATATCGCAACTTATCCTCCACGATAA
- a CDS encoding YwdI family protein — protein MLSEKAVLRQMEEELERALQMDDVQKQREHVRAVRSMCDLFLQNDAPAKIQMPEPKRSEPSAEPSAAEWAAMTGEWPVQQPKKTFEDDDEESNGKSLFDF, from the coding sequence TTGTTAAGTGAAAAGGCAGTACTGCGACAGATGGAAGAGGAGCTGGAGCGGGCGCTGCAAATGGATGATGTCCAGAAACAGCGAGAGCACGTACGTGCAGTCCGTTCTATGTGTGATCTGTTTTTACAAAATGATGCACCGGCTAAGATACAAATGCCTGAACCTAAACGCTCAGAACCTTCTGCAGAGCCCTCAGCAGCAGAGTGGGCGGCAATGACAGGAGAATGGCCGGTTCAGCAGCCGAAAAAAACATTCGAAGACGATGATGAGGAATCAAACGGCAAATCTTTGTTTGATTTTTAA
- a CDS encoding AarF/ABC1/UbiB kinase family protein: MRVRSTRRILTIVWMVIRFMVQIYKFYLLHSRVWDEQDKQEWEALLTKQAREYRKNAEKLGGLLVKLGQFLSSRADLLPKVFIREMEGLVDRVKATPFTYSEAILRKELGSRYELEIQHLNPHAVASASIGEVYEAYLKNGKKIAVKVQRHNVREIFHQDFKALRIVFFLLRKLTSIGKKSDMKALYTEVVTIISRELDFRKELEHANYFKKRLQDNSDINVPTYYPEFCTGRVLVMDWVEGRKITDTDYLDAQKISREQVAQKLFAFFSDQFLNSGTFHADPHAGNIMIQPDGTIVLLDFGMVGEIKSSDTDYLREAIQGIVLDDYDAVVQALYKLEFLLPSADTYKVKRIIRKTVDLYKGGQLDIGDTESFLQLMEELQAIVKEQPIQLPADFAFLGRAVSLAIGLVAAIHPQADLVEWGKPVILRWMRGSKRHQSIYTGILTNSLRPFLSMPRAVVDWLTDGEKQRGWERDKQKNQLLHQFYFFYTVLLLALTAGSVYTGIQGILHHTLWLLFVGFILTFIFFGLWLILFIKHVLMLRSINKTRRL, from the coding sequence ATGCGTGTCAGATCCACCCGACGTATTTTGACTATCGTATGGATGGTCATTCGTTTTATGGTTCAGATTTATAAATTTTACCTGCTGCACAGCCGGGTGTGGGATGAACAAGACAAACAGGAATGGGAAGCATTACTTACGAAACAGGCAAGAGAATATCGAAAGAATGCGGAAAAATTGGGAGGATTACTCGTTAAGCTCGGTCAGTTCCTGAGCTCGCGTGCCGATTTGCTGCCGAAGGTTTTCATTCGGGAGATGGAAGGACTAGTCGACCGAGTAAAAGCAACACCATTTACATATTCCGAAGCTATATTACGAAAGGAACTGGGCAGCCGTTATGAATTGGAAATCCAGCATCTCAATCCGCATGCTGTTGCATCAGCCTCTATTGGAGAAGTATACGAAGCTTATTTAAAGAATGGCAAAAAAATAGCTGTTAAAGTACAGCGTCATAATGTAAGAGAGATCTTTCACCAAGACTTTAAAGCATTGCGTATCGTTTTCTTCCTGCTTCGCAAGTTAACAAGTATTGGCAAGAAGTCGGATATGAAGGCGCTCTACACAGAAGTGGTCACAATAATCAGCAGGGAGTTGGATTTTCGGAAAGAATTAGAGCATGCCAATTATTTTAAAAAGAGACTGCAAGATAATTCGGATATCAACGTTCCTACATACTATCCGGAGTTTTGTACAGGAAGAGTATTAGTTATGGATTGGGTGGAAGGACGGAAAATAACAGATACGGACTATTTGGATGCCCAAAAGATATCACGTGAACAAGTTGCGCAGAAGTTATTTGCTTTCTTTTCAGATCAATTCTTAAACAGCGGCACTTTTCATGCAGATCCTCATGCGGGTAACATTATGATACAGCCTGACGGAACGATTGTACTGCTTGATTTCGGCATGGTAGGAGAAATCAAGTCTTCTGATACAGACTATTTACGAGAAGCAATTCAAGGAATTGTGCTTGATGACTATGATGCGGTTGTTCAAGCGCTGTACAAATTGGAGTTCTTGCTTCCATCAGCTGATACATACAAAGTAAAACGAATTATTCGCAAAACAGTGGATTTGTACAAAGGCGGACAGCTTGATATTGGAGATACGGAGTCTTTTCTGCAGCTGATGGAAGAGTTGCAAGCGATTGTGAAGGAACAGCCGATTCAATTGCCGGCCGATTTTGCATTCCTAGGCAGAGCGGTCTCCTTAGCGATTGGTCTAGTTGCCGCCATACATCCTCAAGCTGATCTTGTAGAATGGGGAAAGCCGGTTATTCTGCGCTGGATGCGAGGATCAAAACGGCATCAATCGATTTACACAGGTATTCTCACTAATTCCCTCCGTCCATTTTTATCGATGCCAAGAGCCGTTGTCGACTGGCTGACGGACGGAGAAAAGCAGCGGGGGTGGGAACGGGATAAGCAGAAGAATCAATTGCTGCACCAGTTTTATTTCTTCTATACGGTGCTGCTTCTCGCGTTGACTGCTGGATCTGTATACACAGGTATTCAAGGGATTCTACATCATACGCTATGGCTGCTGTTTGTTGGATTTATCCTTACATTCATTTTCTTTGGATTGTGGCTGATTTTATTTATCAAGCATGTTCTGATGCTCCGTTCCATAAATAAGACTAGGAGGTTATAA
- a CDS encoding phasin family protein, which yields MADLLRKGFLLGVGAALTGKEVLDSKLKELVSKGEISPQQAKDLIQRFVEKGEAKSSEWNEKNQENMQKKVNELGLATKAEVDELKQRISHLELRLQNTEE from the coding sequence ATGGCAGATTTATTACGCAAAGGATTTCTTTTAGGTGTTGGTGCGGCGTTAACTGGGAAAGAAGTGCTGGATTCGAAATTGAAGGAGCTTGTTTCGAAAGGTGAGATATCCCCTCAGCAAGCGAAGGATCTGATTCAGCGATTTGTCGAAAAAGGGGAAGCGAAATCGAGTGAGTGGAACGAAAAAAATCAAGAAAATATGCAAAAGAAAGTGAATGAACTAGGCTTGGCAACAAAAGCAGAGGTAGATGAGTTGAAGCAGCGAATTAGTCATTTAGAGCTCCGTTTGCAAAATACCGAAGAATAA